From one Formosa sediminum genomic stretch:
- a CDS encoding exonuclease domain-containing protein yields the protein MYTIIDIETNGSGNKITEIAILKHDGKQLIDTFSTLVNPETQIPPYITTLTGIDNRMVANAPTFSEIAQQVLDLTEDSIFVAHNVNFDYNIIRNAFKELGIEFKRKKLCTIRLSRKLIPGHQSYSLGKLCDALNINVVNRHRAKGDAEATVILFELLLAKEESETVIKAFLKPSSKEATLPPNLPNTVFNAIPNKPGVYYFKNKKGKIIYVGKAKDLKKRVLTHFYNKSDKEMNLCRETADITFDLSGSELIASLMEDAAIKSHYPEYNQAAKRNPKAFAIFSYEDRDGIKHLAYNTLKSAPNPLKIFYSITDCRLQLEKYCTAFNLCPKYCHLQESITACSHYAIQDCKGICKQKETASNYNLRVEEAIASIKNSNQELVIKQNGRHQEESAFILIRDGFYKGYGFIDATEQIMHTEDLERFLIPQQDTMHTQKILQSVILKTQIQPQSSVSI from the coding sequence ATGTACACAATTATAGATATTGAAACTAACGGAAGCGGTAATAAAATTACAGAAATTGCGATTTTAAAACATGACGGCAAACAACTTATAGACACGTTTAGCACATTGGTAAATCCTGAAACTCAAATACCGCCATACATTACTACGCTTACAGGTATAGACAATAGAATGGTTGCTAACGCCCCTACTTTTTCAGAAATTGCTCAGCAAGTATTAGATCTTACAGAAGATTCTATTTTTGTTGCCCATAATGTGAATTTCGATTATAACATTATTCGTAATGCTTTTAAAGAGCTTGGTATTGAGTTTAAACGCAAAAAATTATGTACCATACGTTTATCTAGAAAATTAATTCCGGGACACCAATCATACAGCCTAGGTAAATTATGCGACGCCCTTAATATAAATGTTGTGAACAGGCACCGTGCTAAAGGAGATGCAGAAGCAACTGTAATTTTATTTGAATTATTATTAGCCAAAGAAGAATCAGAAACAGTTATAAAAGCCTTTTTAAAACCTTCTTCTAAAGAAGCAACTCTCCCTCCAAATTTGCCTAATACAGTATTTAACGCTATACCTAATAAACCTGGAGTTTATTATTTTAAGAATAAAAAAGGAAAAATAATATATGTTGGAAAAGCTAAAGATTTAAAAAAACGTGTATTAACTCATTTTTACAATAAATCGGATAAAGAAATGAATTTGTGCAGAGAAACAGCAGATATCACTTTTGACTTATCTGGGAGTGAATTGATTGCGTCACTTATGGAAGATGCTGCTATAAAATCTCATTATCCAGAATATAATCAAGCAGCAAAGCGTAATCCAAAAGCTTTCGCAATTTTTAGTTATGAAGACAGAGACGGCATAAAACACTTGGCATATAACACTCTAAAATCTGCTCCAAATCCACTTAAAATTTTCTACTCCATTACAGATTGCAGACTACAATTAGAAAAATACTGTACAGCTTTTAATTTATGTCCTAAATATTGTCATTTGCAAGAAAGTATTACCGCATGTTCCCATTACGCCATTCAAGACTGTAAAGGTATATGTAAACAAAAGGAAACGGCTTCAAATTATAACTTGAGGGTAGAAGAAGCTATCGCATCTATAAAAAATAGCAATCAAGAACTTGTAATTAAACAAAACGGCAGACATCAAGAAGAATCTGCATTTATTTTAATTAGAGATGGATTTTACAAGGGCTATGGTTTTATAGACGCTACCGAACAGATTATGCACACTGAAGATTTAGAACGTTTTTTAATCCCACAACAAGATACTATGCACACTCAAAAAATTTTACAAAGCGTTATTTTAAAAACTCAAATCCAACCTCAGTCGAGTGTTAGCATTTAA
- a CDS encoding XRE family transcriptional regulator, whose protein sequence is MIASNIKHLRTLKKYSQEALANDLGITRSRIGSYEEGRSEPAIAMLIKFSDYFKLPIDILVRTDLSKTKDNSFLNIGQNRILFPMIVDLEDDDLIEVVPVKASAGYLNGYDDPEYIDQLQNIKLPFLPTGKHRAFPIKGDSMLPLKDGSFVVGKFIEDLQDLQDGRTYVLLTASQGMVYKRVYNQIKENNSILLVSDNKKYAPYLVHAEDILELWEFTCCINTQEYDAHELQISSIISMFNELGVELKALEKMIQ, encoded by the coding sequence ATGATTGCCTCAAATATTAAACATTTAAGAACACTAAAAAAATACTCTCAAGAAGCACTTGCCAATGATTTAGGAATTACCCGATCCAGAATTGGGTCTTATGAAGAAGGTCGTTCAGAACCTGCTATAGCTATGCTTATTAAATTTTCAGATTATTTTAAATTGCCTATAGATATTTTAGTACGTACCGACTTAAGCAAAACCAAAGACAATTCGTTTTTAAATATTGGACAAAATCGCATCCTATTCCCTATGATTGTAGATTTGGAAGATGACGATTTGATAGAAGTTGTTCCTGTAAAAGCCTCTGCTGGATATTTAAATGGCTACGACGATCCTGAATACATAGATCAACTACAAAACATTAAGCTGCCCTTTTTACCCACAGGAAAACACAGAGCCTTCCCTATAAAAGGAGACTCGATGCTTCCATTAAAAGATGGTTCTTTTGTTGTAGGTAAATTTATTGAAGACCTACAAGATCTGCAAGACGGTCGCACGTATGTGTTATTAACAGCTTCACAAGGTATGGTCTATAAGCGTGTTTATAATCAAATCAAAGAAAATAACAGTATCTTACTCGTATCAGACAATAAAAAATATGCTCCGTATTTAGTACATGCTGAAGATATTTTAGAATTATGGGAATTTACTTGTTGCATAAACACACAAGAGTACGACGCACACGAATTACAAATAAGTAGTATAATAAGCATGTTTAATGAGCTTGGTGTAGAATTAAAAGCTTTAGAAAAAATGATACAATAA
- a CDS encoding sensor of ECF-type sigma factor → MKKGYIILLIALCSVNVFAQSKDEKIKTLKIAFITEKLNLSKTEAQKFWPIYNAYEEDTNSLRNEMKAQRKSSDIDNLSETEANTLLNSMVQSNEKRLLLYNQYINDLKKVIPAKKIIILKKSEDDFRRKLFEEYKKRHQDDKR, encoded by the coding sequence ATGAAAAAAGGATATATTATTTTATTAATCGCCCTATGTAGTGTAAATGTATTTGCACAAAGTAAAGACGAAAAAATAAAAACTCTAAAAATAGCTTTTATTACAGAAAAACTGAATTTATCTAAAACTGAAGCACAAAAATTCTGGCCTATTTATAACGCTTATGAAGAAGACACCAATTCCCTTCGTAACGAAATGAAAGCGCAAAGAAAAAGCTCTGATATAGATAATTTATCTGAAACCGAAGCCAACACGCTTTTAAATAGCATGGTTCAATCTAACGAAAAAAGATTGCTACTATACAATCAATACATTAATGATTTAAAGAAAGTAATTCCTGCTAAAAAAATTATCATTCTTAAAAAATCTGAAGACGATTTTAGAAGAAAACTCTTTGAAGAGTATAAAAAAAGACATCAAGACGATAAAAGATAA
- a CDS encoding RNA polymerase sigma factor, with the protein MINESQLLEQLKSDASRDSAFKDLIRIYKERLYWHIRNIVKSHDDTDDVLQNTFIKIFRNINSFNGDSKLYSWMYRIATNEAISFINKRAKLLQITNEEAQQLALDHLQSDVYFEGDDIQFKLQQAIAKLPQKQQLVFNMRYFEDIKYKEMSEILETSEGALKASYHLAVKKIEDYLTHD; encoded by the coding sequence ATGATTAACGAGTCTCAACTTTTAGAGCAACTAAAATCTGATGCTAGCAGAGATTCAGCTTTTAAAGACCTTATTCGGATTTACAAAGAACGGCTGTATTGGCACATTCGTAATATTGTGAAATCTCACGACGATACGGATGATGTATTACAAAATACATTCATAAAGATTTTTAGAAATATAAATTCGTTTAATGGAGACAGTAAATTGTACTCATGGATGTATCGTATAGCGACTAACGAAGCTATCTCATTCATTAATAAAAGAGCCAAACTGTTGCAAATTACAAACGAAGAGGCCCAGCAACTTGCTTTAGATCATTTACAATCTGATGTTTACTTTGAAGGAGACGACATTCAATTTAAACTACAACAAGCAATTGCTAAACTACCTCAAAAACAACAGTTAGTATTTAATATGAGGTATTTTGAAGATATAAAATATAAAGAGATGTCTGAAATTTTAGAGACCAGCGAAGGCGCATTAAAAGCATCTTACCATTTAGCTGTAAAAAAAATTGAAGACTATTTAACTCATGATTAA
- a CDS encoding ABC transporter ATP-binding protein codes for MEYLKKLSRFIIPYKKYGFFNIFFNILYALFSTLAMVSLMPMINVLFGETKKVTVEPVYKGIGHLKAYGENYLNYFVTTTNANEGPQRTLFYMIVLIISLFLLKNIFNYLALFSITFLRNGVLKDLRNAIYDKVITLPISYYSEKKKGDIIARISGDVNEVKNSLLAILELIVKEPLTIVFAIITMFTISTQLTIFVFLFIPVAGFIISRIGKSLKRKSNKVQTEQGVFISTLEETLGGLKVIKGFNAEQKFNAKFQDSTERFYHFSNTLLNRQNLASPTSEFLGIITIAALLWYGGSMVLIERTLSGGAFITYMALAYQILTPAKDISKASYKVKAGNAAADRVLEILNTESVLKDKPNAKIKTEFNSEIALNNISFKYEDDFVLKHFTLTVPKGKSVALVGQSGSGKSTIANLVTRFYDVSQGSITIDGDNIKDLSKHSLRNLMGLVTQDSILFNDTIKNNILLGKENATDQEIIDALKIANAWEFVKDLPLGIETNIGDSGNKLSGGQKQRLSIARAVLKNPPIMILDEATSALDTESERLVQDALENMMKNRTSIVIAHRLSTIQSADLIVVMQKGEIVEQGTHEELIKKDHVYNKLVHMQSFE; via the coding sequence ATGGAGTATCTAAAAAAACTATCGCGCTTTATAATACCGTATAAAAAATACGGTTTCTTTAATATTTTCTTCAACATATTATATGCATTATTTAGTACCCTAGCTATGGTATCTTTAATGCCTATGATAAATGTATTATTTGGCGAAACTAAAAAAGTAACCGTAGAACCTGTTTATAAAGGTATCGGGCATTTAAAAGCGTATGGTGAGAATTACCTAAACTATTTTGTTACCACAACCAATGCAAACGAGGGCCCACAGCGTACTTTATTTTATATGATTGTGTTAATTATTAGTTTATTCTTACTCAAAAATATTTTTAATTACTTAGCATTATTTTCAATTACATTTTTAAGAAATGGCGTTTTAAAAGATTTAAGAAACGCCATTTATGATAAAGTTATTACGCTACCTATTTCTTATTATTCTGAAAAGAAAAAAGGCGATATCATTGCTCGTATTTCAGGAGATGTTAACGAAGTAAAAAATTCTTTACTAGCTATTTTAGAGCTTATTGTAAAAGAACCGTTAACCATTGTTTTTGCAATTATCACCATGTTTACCATCTCGACCCAACTCACCATATTTGTGTTTTTATTTATTCCGGTTGCGGGATTTATAATATCTAGAATTGGGAAAAGTTTAAAACGTAAATCTAATAAAGTACAAACAGAACAAGGCGTATTTATTTCTACCTTAGAGGAAACTTTAGGCGGACTAAAAGTGATTAAAGGGTTTAATGCAGAACAAAAATTTAATGCTAAATTTCAAGATTCTACAGAACGTTTTTATCATTTTTCCAATACACTTTTAAACCGACAGAATTTAGCCTCACCTACTAGCGAATTTTTAGGAATTATAACTATTGCCGCCTTATTATGGTACGGCGGGAGTATGGTTTTAATAGAGAGAACACTCTCTGGAGGTGCTTTTATTACTTATATGGCACTGGCTTATCAAATATTAACACCTGCAAAAGATATTAGTAAAGCAAGTTATAAGGTTAAAGCTGGTAATGCTGCTGCAGATCGTGTTTTAGAGATTTTAAATACAGAATCTGTTTTAAAAGACAAGCCTAATGCTAAAATTAAAACAGAGTTTAATTCTGAAATTGCACTAAATAATATTTCATTTAAATATGAAGACGATTTTGTGTTAAAGCATTTTACACTCACTGTCCCTAAAGGAAAAAGTGTGGCGCTTGTAGGACAATCTGGTAGCGGAAAAAGCACAATAGCTAATCTAGTAACTCGTTTTTACGATGTTTCCCAAGGTAGCATTACTATAGATGGAGACAATATAAAAGATTTAAGTAAACATTCATTACGTAATTTAATGGGCTTAGTTACTCAAGATTCTATATTGTTTAACGACACTATAAAAAACAATATCTTATTAGGCAAAGAAAATGCAACAGATCAAGAAATTATAGACGCCTTAAAAATTGCCAATGCTTGGGAATTTGTTAAAGATTTACCTCTTGGCATAGAGACCAATATTGGAGATTCTGGAAACAAATTATCTGGCGGACAAAAGCAGCGATTAAGCATTGCCCGTGCAGTATTAAAGAACCCACCTATTATGATTTTAGATGAAGCAACCTCTGCCCTAGACACAGAAAGTGAACGTTTAGTACAAGATGCTTTAGAAAACATGATGAAAAACAGAACCTCTATTGTTATTGCCCACCGTTTATCAACCATTCAAAGTGCAGACTTAATTGTTGTTATGCAAAAAGGAGAAATTGTAGAACAAGGCACTCATGAGGAATTGATTAAAAAAGATCATGTTTACAATAAATTGGTACACATGCAAAGTTTTGAATAA
- a CDS encoding phospho-sugar mutase, with the protein MIYIEPELLERVNTWLTPNFDEETQTYIKDLIANNPTELKESFYKDLEFGTGGMRGIMGIGTNRINKYTLGKNTQGLSNYLHTNFPDETIKVAIAYDCRHNSKTLAKVVADVFSANQIEVYLFEDLRPTPELSFAVRHLNCHCGIVLTASHNPPEYNGYKVYWQDGGQLVPPHDDLIVKGIDALDYSEVKFEANADLIHYIGEDVDQAFIKASIENGTYTTPEARENLNVVFTPLHGTSVTSVPQTLKQAGYNHVHIVKEQEVPNGDFPTVKSPNPEEPEALKMALDLAKETGSDIVIGTDPDCDRLGVAVRDLEGNMILLNGNQTMLLMTDFLLKQWQSKNALKGNEFIASTIVSTPMMSQLAKAYNVDYKVGLTGFKWIAKMIKDFPEQTYVGGGEESFGYLVGDFVRDKDAVTSTLLACEIAAQAKANGSSMYQSLLDLYVAHGLYKERLISLTKKGIEGALEIKQMMIDARENPVSEINGSKVVRVEDYQTATVKYLATGKEDSIDIPKSNVIIYYTEDGSKVALRPSGTEPKIKFYISANTPLDSANNFKATEAKLEAKIDAIIKDMKLS; encoded by the coding sequence ATGATTTACATTGAACCAGAATTATTAGAACGCGTAAACACATGGTTAACACCTAACTTTGATGAAGAAACGCAAACCTATATTAAAGACTTAATTGCAAATAACCCAACCGAGCTAAAAGAAAGTTTTTATAAAGACTTAGAGTTTGGTACAGGTGGAATGCGAGGGATAATGGGAATTGGAACTAATAGAATTAACAAATATACATTAGGAAAAAACACCCAAGGCTTAAGCAATTATTTACACACAAATTTTCCTGACGAAACGATTAAAGTTGCCATTGCTTACGATTGTAGACATAATAGTAAAACATTAGCAAAAGTTGTAGCAGATGTCTTTTCTGCAAACCAAATAGAAGTTTATCTTTTTGAAGATTTACGCCCTACACCAGAATTATCTTTTGCCGTAAGACACTTAAATTGCCACTGTGGTATCGTGTTAACTGCATCGCACAACCCACCAGAATATAACGGATACAAAGTGTACTGGCAAGATGGCGGACAATTGGTTCCTCCTCACGACGATTTAATTGTGAAAGGTATAGATGCATTAGATTATTCTGAAGTTAAATTTGAAGCCAACGCAGACTTAATTCATTATATTGGAGAAGATGTAGATCAGGCATTTATTAAAGCCTCAATTGAAAACGGAACCTATACAACTCCCGAAGCTAGAGAAAACTTAAATGTTGTGTTTACACCACTTCATGGAACTTCTGTAACCTCTGTACCTCAAACCTTAAAACAAGCAGGTTACAACCACGTACATATTGTAAAAGAACAAGAAGTGCCTAACGGAGACTTCCCTACTGTAAAATCGCCTAACCCAGAAGAGCCTGAAGCTTTAAAAATGGCTTTAGATTTAGCTAAAGAAACAGGTTCTGATATTGTTATAGGTACAGACCCTGATTGTGATCGTTTAGGTGTAGCAGTTCGTGATTTGGAAGGAAACATGATTTTACTAAACGGAAATCAGACCATGTTATTAATGACAGATTTCTTACTTAAACAATGGCAATCTAAAAACGCTTTAAAAGGTAACGAATTTATCGCTTCTACGATTGTTTCTACACCTATGATGTCTCAATTAGCCAAAGCTTATAATGTAGATTACAAAGTGGGTTTAACAGGATTTAAATGGATCGCTAAAATGATTAAGGACTTCCCAGAACAAACATACGTTGGTGGTGGCGAAGAAAGTTTCGGATATTTAGTTGGCGATTTTGTACGCGATAAAGATGCCGTAACCTCTACCCTATTGGCTTGCGAAATAGCAGCACAAGCCAAAGCAAATGGTAGCTCTATGTACCAAAGCTTATTAGACTTGTATGTCGCACATGGCTTATATAAAGAGCGTTTAATTTCATTAACTAAAAAAGGTATTGAAGGTGCACTAGAAATTAAACAAATGATGATTGATGCTCGTGAAAATCCGGTATCTGAAATTAACGGCTCTAAAGTAGTACGTGTAGAAGATTACCAAACTGCAACCGTTAAATATTTAGCGACAGGTAAAGAAGATTCGATAGACATTCCTAAATCAAATGTTATTATTTATTACACAGAAGATGGTAGTAAAGTTGCATTAAGACCAAGCGGAACTGAGCCTAAAATTAAATTTTATATTAGCGCCAACACACCATTAGACAGTGCAAACAATTTTAAAGCGACAGAAGCAAAACTAGAAGCTAAAATAGATGCTATTATAAAAGACATGAAACTTAGTTAA
- a CDS encoding glycosyltransferase family 2 protein produces the protein MNISVVIPLLNEHESLHELYDWIAKVMQSNRFSYEILFIDDGSTDTSWTIISELSAAHPEVKGIRFLRNYGKSQALHAGFAKASGDVIITMDADLQDNPEEIPELYSMIINDDFDLVSGWKKKRYDSVISKNLPSKLFNWAARKTSGVKLHDFNCGLKSYRNTVVKNIDVNGEMHRYIPLLAKNAGFYKIGEKVVQHQARKYGETKFGMDRFIHGFLDLITIWFLSHFAKRPMHLFGALGILMLAIGFVFSVYLGIDKIFLHPNGRLITQRPQFYIALTTMIIGTQFFVAGFLGELILRSKPNRNRYTIKNELNLN, from the coding sequence ATGAATATATCAGTAGTCATACCGCTACTTAACGAACACGAGTCTTTACACGAATTATACGATTGGATTGCTAAAGTTATGCAGTCCAATCGTTTTTCTTACGAAATCCTTTTTATTGATGATGGTAGTACAGACACGTCTTGGACAATCATATCTGAATTATCTGCTGCACACCCAGAGGTTAAAGGCATTCGTTTTTTAAGAAACTACGGTAAATCTCAAGCCTTACACGCCGGTTTTGCAAAAGCATCTGGAGATGTAATCATTACTATGGATGCCGATTTACAAGACAATCCAGAAGAAATCCCCGAGCTATATAGCATGATTATTAACGATGACTTTGATTTGGTCTCTGGCTGGAAAAAGAAACGTTACGACTCTGTAATTTCTAAAAATTTACCTTCTAAATTATTTAATTGGGCCGCACGAAAAACTTCTGGTGTAAAACTCCATGATTTTAACTGCGGACTAAAATCTTACAGAAACACAGTTGTAAAAAACATAGATGTTAATGGAGAAATGCATCGTTACATTCCGCTATTAGCTAAAAATGCAGGATTTTATAAAATTGGAGAAAAAGTTGTACAACATCAGGCTAGAAAATATGGCGAAACTAAATTTGGTATGGATCGCTTTATTCATGGCTTTTTAGACCTTATAACCATTTGGTTTTTATCGCATTTTGCAAAACGTCCCATGCACCTATTTGGTGCTTTAGGCATATTAATGCTTGCCATTGGGTTTGTATTTTCTGTATATTTAGGAATTGATAAAATTTTTCTTCATCCAAACGGAAGATTAATTACTCAACGGCCGCAATTTTATATTGCTTTAACCACCATGATTATTGGGACACAGTTTTTTGTAGCTGGATTTTTAGGAGAATTAATTTTAAGATCAAAACCAAACAGAAATAGATATACCATTAAAAATGAATTAAATTTAAACTAG
- a CDS encoding DUF4199 domain-containing protein — protein MEQSLKSMAATYGIYLAILLSSVTIIAYVINLELLTSMWVGIILFIIIIGFGIFSTAKAKRSQNGFISFKDAFTAYFATVVVGVIISAIVSIILFNYIDPDAAEALKLQVIENSTKMMKSFGAPQEAIDQAVADMQDQNQFEIGNQIKSLAFQIIFYCVVGLIVALAMKKTDPEAN, from the coding sequence ATGGAACAATCTTTAAAATCTATGGCAGCCACATATGGTATTTATTTAGCCATTTTACTATCTTCAGTAACTATTATTGCCTATGTTATTAATCTTGAACTACTCACTAGTATGTGGGTGGGAATTATTTTATTTATAATTATTATAGGTTTTGGAATCTTTTCAACAGCAAAAGCTAAACGTTCTCAAAACGGATTCATTAGTTTTAAAGATGCCTTTACAGCTTATTTTGCAACTGTTGTTGTAGGCGTTATAATAAGTGCGATTGTTAGCATTATCCTATTTAATTATATTGATCCAGATGCTGCTGAAGCCTTAAAATTACAAGTTATAGAGAACTCAACAAAAATGATGAAGAGCTTTGGTGCACCTCAAGAAGCAATTGATCAAGCTGTAGCCGACATGCAAGATCAAAATCAATTTGAAATTGGTAATCAGATTAAATCTTTAGCCTTTCAAATTATATTTTATTGTGTGGTAGGATTAATAGTTGCACTTGCAATGAAAAAAACTGACCCAGAAGCTAATTAA
- a CDS encoding type B 50S ribosomal protein L31 has translation MKKDIHPANYRVVAFKDMSNDDVFLTKSTANTNETLEVDGVEYPLIKMEISRTSHPFYTGKSKLIDTAGRIDKFKNKYAKFKK, from the coding sequence ATGAAAAAAGATATACATCCAGCAAATTATAGAGTAGTAGCATTTAAAGATATGTCTAACGATGATGTGTTTTTAACTAAATCTACTGCTAATACAAATGAAACATTAGAAGTAGATGGTGTTGAGTATCCTTTAATTAAAATGGAGATTTCAAGAACATCACACCCGTTCTATACAGGTAAATCTAAATTAATTGATACGGCTGGTCGTATTGATAAATTTAAAAATAAATACGCTAAATTTAAAAAGTAA